The Primulina tabacum isolate GXHZ01 chromosome 1, ASM2559414v2, whole genome shotgun sequence genome contains the following window.
gttttcttaatattttcgAGAATAAAACATATAGCACTAAATGTTGTTTAGTATACTTTTGGAGTGGAAGAAGTGTGTTTCCCCCACGACGATcagatgaaaataaaaatggtAATAAAATTGTAAAACGAACGGTCAGTTATGAAAGTTGGAACGACATATCAACCACTTATCCAAAGCTGCTGAATAAAGCCACTTTATGAATGGGCTTGCATCATATGGCCAATTACTTTTAAAAATGGCATGCGTGGATTTTTGTCCTTTTTTTTCCTCGAAAACACTAAATATATCGAATGTGATTTATTTGATAGCGATGTTCTTCTGCGTATCATATGTAACTAGAATAAAACTTATATTGCACACATTAAAATTCATATGAGCAAAAAGATTggggaaaataaaataaaacgacCACAATACTTCAAAATTaggagaaaaaatattttctttttatttttttcgatattttttaatgtgtaaaaaatatattttgttctTGTCACATGCATGAGCCACGTAGAAGAATATCTATATCAAATAAGtcatattcagtagatttaatAATTTCGgacaaaaatgaataaaaattcaAGTTACTTGATGAATACCGAACGTTGATAAATTATaagaataaatctaaaaaaaaatcaaattataagactaaaattgcaattttgtataaagttcttaaaaaggaaaaaatgctattttgtttattttttccttgaataaataagaaaacatcaaagttttgaaatttgaaatgtaTTGGGTTTCTTAAGTATTAAAGTTTTGCTCCTACATttgctaatgcggaaaatatgTGGGATTCTCTCAATCATAGAGATAACTTAGGAGGTTGATACTAAAATAGAATCCACCAAATCCAAGATGATGGAGCAAATACCTCGTATCAGCTATATATATCAAGAAAATATGGGgacaaatatttaatattttgaaaatacatTATATTAGTTTGAATTATACGCACTTTTAAAACGAAATCTTTCgtaataaaaaaacaatattctATTTTATAAAAAGTAATTTATGTTCCGAATTATACACACTTTTTCACCAGGATATGTGAACCATTTCTTGAAAAgtcaaaaacaaacaaaaacatgTAGGAGTCAAAAACAATGAAAAGAATATACTGAGAAAAGGAATGCCACTAAAACATTTGTCCACCAACATAAAACAAGGCTCTTCCATTCATTGCAAGGAAGAAAtatcaagaaaaaatatatCGACAAGACAATACCCTCCACAAGAAATCCCGAGCATATAAATATTCACCACCACTCCTCCATTAACATCACAACCTTCTGGTTACTCAGAAGAACATGAAAAGAGACAGTAGATACAGTCAAAAAGAACAAGGAAAAATGGAGAAAGATGAAACGAGGAAAGGGCCGTGGACAGAAGAAGAAGATGTCCAGCTTGTATTGTACGTGAACTTGTTCGGTGATCGGCGATGGGATTTCATCGCAAATGTTTCAGGTTTGAAGGTGGCGGGCGATCCGATGTTCCGGTAGGCTTGTTTTGGGCATGAATCGGTAATTTTTGGAGAGCCCAAAAAGATTCACTTTGAAAATTGATTTTGTTGTCTTAGGTTTGAAAAGAAGTGGGAAAAGTTGCCGGTTGCGTTGGGTTAATTACTTGCATCCTGGCCTCAAAAGGGGAAAGATGTCCCCTCATGAAGAGCGCCTTGTTCTTGAACTTCACTCCAAATGGGGAAACAGGTTACTTTCACTTTTCTTAAGTATATTTTTCAGCTTTTGTTAACAGGTGTGTGTGTATCTGGTCGATTGTGATtttcaaatttgaaataattattatCTTCGAACTAGTGTGTCATATTTATTGTAGGAtagtatatataaaattagttaATTTGCAGATGGTCAAGAATTGCTCAGAAATTACCTGGTCGCACCGATAACGAAATCAAGAACTACTGGAGGACATGCATGAGGAAAGAAGCTCAGCagcagaagaagaagaaatcagTCAGGTCTCCATCATCACCATCACCCTCAAATTCTTCATCGTCATCATCGAATAGCCCGACCCTGGAATATCCTCCTGTGGCCGAGACGAATGAACGTAGCTTCTTCGACACCGGAGGGTTGGAGTTGGTTGATCAAGTGCCTGGAGAAAAGAAAACTGGAGGGGAGATAGGGGAAAGCAGCAAAGTTTATTCCATGGATGAGATATTGAGAAGCCTTGAGTTTGCTGAAGAGAATTGCAACCTCACCGCTCAGGAAATGGCTTCTTCCACATTTGATTATTACCCAATTGACTCCTTGTGGTCCATTGATATTGAAGAAGAAACCAAGATGCTGATGCAGCCAATGGGTGGCCATGATCTTCTCAATTATTTTCCTTGTAATAACAATAATTATAACTCAACTGGCTAGCTAATTAAAAACATGCAAGCAgcaaaatcatttatttaaccATTTCAAATCTTCTGGTTTTTCTAAGTATATATTGTTAAGCGTTGATAAGTGTTCGTGGGAGACATGGCGAAGCGTATAAGCAGAGATCATCGTGCATACGTAGTATCAAGTGTAGCTGAAGATTTGGGGTGAG
Protein-coding sequences here:
- the LOC142549288 gene encoding transcription factor MYB59-like yields the protein MKRDSRYSQKEQGKMEKDETRKGPWTEEEDVQLVLYVNLFGDRRWDFIANVSGLKRSGKSCRLRWVNYLHPGLKRGKMSPHEERLVLELHSKWGNRWSRIAQKLPGRTDNEIKNYWRTCMRKEAQQQKKKKSVRSPSSPSPSNSSSSSSNSPTLEYPPVAETNERSFFDTGGLELVDQVPGEKKTGGEIGESSKVYSMDEILRSLEFAEENCNLTAQEMASSTFDYYPIDSLWSIDIEEETKMLMQPMGGHDLLNYFPCNNNNYNSTG